The Streptomyces rimosus genomic interval ACTCCGGGACCTGCGTGCGCGGGGTCACCTCGTCGCCGACGACGACGGTGGGCTCCATCCGGCGGGTGCGGAAGTCGACATGGCCGCCGTACGCGATGTGCTCGCGGTTACGGGCCAGGAACTGGACCGCCTCCTCCAGCGCACCGTCGTAGAAGACCGGCCCGAAGTCGGCGTCGGGGTCGGTGTACGGGCCGTAGCGCAGGCCCTTGAGTTCGCGGACGAGCCCGTCGAGGAAGGCGTCGCGGAGGTCCTCGTGCACACAGAACAGGTCCGGGCCCAGGCAGTCCTGGCCGGCGTTGTGGACGCGGATCTCCACGGCGTCGCGCACGGCGCGCTCCACGTCGGCGCCGGGTGCGACGACGAACGGGTTGACGCCGGAGCCGAGGAACAGGAAGAGCTGCCCCGGGTTGAGCTGGGCCCGGATCTGCTCGGCGTTGTGGTACGCCCCGGTGAACACCACCACGTCGGACGGCAGGACGTGGTCGCGGACGAACTCGCGCTGGCTGGCGACGGTCAGCTCGATGGGCAGCCGGTGGTGCTCGGCCAGCAGCCGGTGCAGGCGCGCCATCTGGTCCTTGACCTGGCTGGAGGGCCGGAAGACCAGGTGGTCGGCGTAGAGCGCGGGGACGAGCAGGTACAGCGCGTACGAGTAGAGGATCACGTTGGAGGGCATGAAGACGGCCAGCCGCGGGACCCGGGCCGGCCGGTACGCATCCACCTCGGCGAGCGCGCCGTCGAGCGTGGCGATGGTCGCCTCGATCTCGTAGCCGGCGGCGCGGTGGGTGGATATCTCACACAGCAGGTCGTGCACGTCGCCGGGGTTGTCGGCCAGCAGGTCCCGCACCGCGCGCAGCGCGGCGAGGCGCCGCGCGTCCGTGGTGCCCTCGGGCACGGTGGCCGCGGCGGGCAGGACGGGAGCGGAGGTCATGCGCGCACCTCGTCTCGCTCGGCGGACCCACGCTGCACTGGCACGCGCCGCTCGGTGCTGCGCTCACTCATGTGTCCCTCCTCGGGGCGTCGACCATAGAGGGCCAGCGTCAGCCAGCTGTCATTGTTTGTCAAGTTCAGTCATGGCCGGTGATACGGGGGCGCGACCACGGTCACCGGCGGCGCTCCGGTCGATCTCCCGCAGCGCCGGAGCGGCCCAGCAGCAGACCACCACCAGCAGGTAGACCCCGGCGATCAGACCGATCGCGGGGCGCAGGCCGAGGGCGCCCACGGCGGCGACGGTCAGCGAGGCGCCGAGCGGCACCGCCGCCAGCCCGACCGTGTCGACCGCGGCCGTCACCCGCCCGTACTGCTCGCGCGGCACGCTGCGCTGGAGCACCCCCGTACGCAGCGGGCCCACCGGCGCCGCCACCGCGCCCAGCACGGCGAGCAGCGCCGCGCCGACCGGCAGCGGAGGGAGCGAGACCAGCGAGGCGATCAGGAGGCCCGCGGCGAAGCCGGTGCCGATGTAGAGGAACCGGCCGCTGATCCGGTGCCCGAAGACGGCGTAGCCGACCGTGCCCGCCACCGCGCCCAGGCCGAAGGAGGTGAGCAGGACGCCCAGGCTCGCCGCGCTGCCCAGGTGCTGGTACGCGTACGTCACCAGGACCACCCCCGCCAGGCCGCTGTCCAGGGCGTTGAAGGCGGTACCGGAAATGGCGACGGCGCGCAGCAGGCGGTGGCGGCGCAGCGTGCGCAGCCCGGAGCGCAGGTCGGCGAGGTAGGCACCGGCCGGGCGCCGCTCGGCGGCCCGCCGGCCGGCCGAGATGCAGACGAGGAAGACCA includes:
- a CDS encoding aldehyde dehydrogenase family protein, whose translation is MTSAPVLPAAATVPEGTTDARRLAALRAVRDLLADNPGDVHDLLCEISTHRAAGYEIEATIATLDGALAEVDAYRPARVPRLAVFMPSNVILYSYALYLLVPALYADHLVFRPSSQVKDQMARLHRLLAEHHRLPIELTVASQREFVRDHVLPSDVVVFTGAYHNAEQIRAQLNPGQLFLFLGSGVNPFVVAPGADVERAVRDAVEIRVHNAGQDCLGPDLFCVHEDLRDAFLDGLVRELKGLRYGPYTDPDADFGPVFYDGALEEAVQFLARNREHIAYGGHVDFRTRRMEPTVVVGDEVTPRTQVPEFFAPVFNVVGYRDEQALAATLTTGQFTERALGSSVYGDAPDLVAALRRRTTVTLDTTLLSIDDGNAPFGGFGRMANYITDGEELWAEPVLISKAVAEHYPKAPR
- a CDS encoding MFS transporter; its protein translation is MTSLGFPRRRRWGIHALLGAVAVSSLGEAMMVVAVPWFVLKTTGSVAQTGIVVAIGAVTSGVVGFVAGPLVDRWGFRAMAVVAYAVGGLGAACIPLLYALDALDFPTLALLVVAANALDVPGGAAVTGLVPELSEAAGMPLERGNALLTGIHQVAQLCGPPLGGAGVALLGTHSVLLLDAIACGLAALVFLVCISAGRRAAERRPAGAYLADLRSGLRTLRRHRLLRAVAISGTAFNALDSGLAGVVLVTYAYQHLGSAASLGVLLTSFGLGAVAGTVGYAVFGHRISGRFLYIGTGFAAGLLIASLVSLPPLPVGAALLAVLGAVAAPVGPLRTGVLQRSVPREQYGRVTAAVDTVGLAAVPLGASLTVAAVGALGLRPAIGLIAGVYLLVVVCCWAAPALREIDRSAAGDRGRAPVSPAMTELDKQ